DNA from Armatimonadota bacterium:
GCGCCCACGGGCTGGGAGACGGTGCTGGGCAGCGCGGCCGTGATCGCCCTCCTGCTCGCCGTCACCGCCGTCTACCTGGTCGAGTACCAGCGGGAGATCTGGCGGGTGGACCGCCACCTGCTCCTGTGGAGCCTGGTGGTGGTGCTCACGGCGGTGGTGGCGCGGGCGGTGATCGCCTCGCGCTACAACGTCTACCTGATCCCGGCCGCCGTGGGGCCCATCCTGCTGGCGACCCTCCTGCAGCCGCGCCTGGCCCTCCTCACCTCGGCGGTGCTGGCGCTGCTGCTCGGTCTCATGGGGGGCGGCGACTACCGCTTGGCCGTCGTCGCCTTCGTCGGCGGCATGGTGGGGGTGTACGCCATCCGCCGCATCAACCACCGCACCGACCTGGTGGTGGCCGGGCTGAAGGTGGGCCTGGCCACCGCCGCGACGGTGGGGGCGGTGGGGCTCTTCGAGCGCCACCCGCTCTACCCGCGCCTGGTCACCGACGCCGCCTTCGGCATGGCCAATGGGCTGCTCGTGGGGGTCATGAGCATCGGGCTGCTGCCCTACCTGGAGAACCTCTTCGGCCTGGTCACGCCGATCAAGCTGTTGGAGCTGAGCAACCCGGGCCACCCCCTGCTCCGCCGCCTGCAGCTGGAGGCGCCCGGCACCTACCACCACAGCATCATCGTGGCCAACCTGGCCGAGGCGGCGGCGGAGGCCATCGGTGCCGACCCGCTGCTGGTGCGCGTGGGCACCTACTACCACGACGTCGGCAAGATCCGCCGCCCGGTCTTCTTTCGGGAGAACCAGATCGGCGTGGAGAACCCCCACGAGCGGATGTCCCCCAGCCTCTCGGCGCTCGTGGTGGCGGCGCACGTGAAGGACGGGCTCGAGCTGGCGCGGGAGTACCGGCTGCCCCGGGTCATCGCCGACTTCATCCCCCAGCACCACGGGACGACGCTGATCGCCTACTTCTACCACCGGGCCCGGCAGCGCGGGGACGAGCCGGAGGCGGCCACCTACCGCTACGAGGGCCCCAAGCCCCAGTCGCGGGAGACGGCCATCGTCATGCTGGCGGACGGAGCGGAGGCAGCGGTGCGCTCGCTGCAGCGCCCCACGCCGGACCGCATCTACGAGGTGGTGCGCTCCATCATCCGCGACCGCCTGGAGGACGGGCAGCTGGACGAGTGCGACCTCACCTTCCGGGACCTGGAGCGGATCGCGCAGGCGTTCACGCGGATCCTCACCGGGATCTTCCACCCGCGCATCGAATACCCGGAGCTGGAGCG
Protein-coding regions in this window:
- a CDS encoding HDIG domain-containing protein → MSALERARRFPVTALAHPGVRKGLIGFLTFLALLAATAFHALPRPLEVRPGQIAPRDIEAPRTVEYVDEVQTAARRRLAAAAVEPVYRPAPAATASARTAVRRVFDALLRLQTAGHLTVLERRAALREQVGVTLDPEAVAAGLSLDPAVLRQAQRAAEEVVVEVMAEGVRLDQLDDARARVRRMLQASGLRGRALTVASAVGQAAVRPNLFADQAATRALRREAAEAVQPVRVRVLRGEVIVRRGDRITEEHMQRLAALGLLGAPTGWETVLGSAAVIALLLAVTAVYLVEYQREIWRVDRHLLLWSLVVVLTAVVARAVIASRYNVYLIPAAVGPILLATLLQPRLALLTSAVLALLLGLMGGGDYRLAVVAFVGGMVGVYAIRRINHRTDLVVAGLKVGLATAATVGAVGLFERHPLYPRLVTDAAFGMANGLLVGVMSIGLLPYLENLFGLVTPIKLLELSNPGHPLLRRLQLEAPGTYHHSIIVANLAEAAAEAIGADPLLVRVGTYYHDVGKIRRPVFFRENQIGVENPHERMSPSLSALVVAAHVKDGLELAREYRLPRVIADFIPQHHGTTLIAYFYHRARQRGDEPEAATYRYEGPKPQSRETAIVMLADGAEAAVRSLQRPTPDRIYEVVRSIIRDRLEDGQLDECDLTFRDLERIAQAFTRILTGIFHPRIEYPELERDVTMRRQRLARIR